The Chrysemys picta bellii isolate R12L10 chromosome 12, ASM1138683v2, whole genome shotgun sequence genome has a segment encoding these proteins:
- the LOC101932414 gene encoding butyrophilin subfamily 1 member A1-like, with protein sequence MKSSSLRHGSTASVSLPGFFIFFINLPIHNLVSAQFTVIGPSQPATAIVGEDIVLSCHLSPPMSAENMEVRWFRSHYSYLVHHYRDGKDQTENQMPEYTGRTEFLKVDIRNGSVALRLHNIRPTDEGRYVCYFGSTSFYKDAQMELKVAALGAAPLISVEGYQDGGIRVVCRSAGWYPEPEVCWRGLTGQHVPLLSERKFQGANGLFETETSTIITETSNQNISCSIRSTLLKQEKESRIYVAELFFPTKSPWIAILCTILVIQVFFIGLLIYLLKTKEKKAAELRWRDCLTEAEGVTLDPESANPYLILSKDRKRVRLEGTDEKLLANHEGFCYSPCVLASEGFTSGRHYWGVEVGSKGGWAVGVARESVRRKEGVVILSPEEGIWAVERQWWGELWALTSPTTLLSLSRKPDKIRVSLNYEEGLVEFFDADNVKPFYAFCSASFAAEKIFPFFRVGGAGAHLRVCP encoded by the exons ATGAAATCATCGTCTCTCCGCCATGGCTCCACAGCAAGTGTCTCTTTGCCTGgtttcttcattttcttcattAATTTACCAATTCACAACTTGGTGTCAG CCCAGTTCACTGTCATTGGACCGAGTCAACCTGCCACCGCTATTGTGGGTGAGGACATTGTGTTATCCTGTCACTTGTCTCCCCCGATGAGTGCTGAGAACATGGAGGTGAGATGGTTCCGGTCCCATTACTCTTACCTTGTGCATCACTATCGTGATGGAAAGGATCAGACTGAAAATCAGATGCCGGAATATACAGGAAGGACAGAGTTTCTGAAAGTTGACATCAGAAATGGAAGTGTCGCCTTGAGGTTACATAATATCAGACCCACAGATGAGGGACGATACGTGTGCTATTTTGGGTCAACTTCCTTTTATAAAGATGCCCAAATGGAACTGAAGGTGGCAG CTCTAGGTGCTGCTCCTCTCATCTCTGTTGAGGGTTATCAGGATGGAGGGATCCGAGTGGTGTGCCGATCAGCTGGGTGGTACCCAGAGCCTGAGGTTTGTTGGAGAGGTCTCACTGGACAACATGTACCGTTGCTGTCTGAAAGAAAATTCCAAGGGGCTAATGGCCTGTTTGAAACAGAAACTTCTACAATCATAACAGAAACCTCAAACCAGAACATCTCCTGTTCCATTAGGAGCACTCTCCTCAAACAAGAAAAGGAATCAAGAATTTATGTAGCAG aactcTTTTTCCCGACGAAATCTCCCTGGATCGCCATTCTGTGCACGATCCTGGttattcaggttttttttattgGCCTCTTAATTTATCTCTTGAAAACAAAAG AGAAGAAGGCTGCAGAACTTA GGTGGAGAGACTGCCTTACAGAAGCAG AGGGGGTGACCCTGGATCCAGAGTCAGCAAATCCCTACCTCATCTTGTCGAAGGATCGGAAAAGAGTCAGACTGGAAGGCACAGATGAGAAGCTGCTCGCCAATCATGAGGGATTTTGTTATTCTCCGTGTGTGCTGGCGTCTGAGGGATTCACCTCTGGGAGACATTATTGGGGGGTGGAAGTTGGGAGCAAAggaggctgggctgtgggggtggccagagagtctgtgaggaggaaggaaggagtaGTGATCCTTAGtcctgaggaggggatctgggctgtaGAGCGACAGTGGTGGGGTGAGCTCTGGGCTCTCACTAGTCCTACGACACTCCTTTCCCTAAGTAGGAAACCTGACAAGATTCGGGTTTCTCTGAACTATGAAGAGGGGCTGGTGGAATTTTTCGATGCTGATAATGTGAAACCGTTCTACGCTTTCTGCTCGGCCTCTTTCGCTGCTGAGAAAATCTTCCCTTTCTTccgggttgggggtgcaggagcccaCCTCAGAGTGTGTCCGTGA